DNA sequence from the Malus domestica chromosome 06, GDT2T_hap1 genome:
CTTTCTTTTATGTACCCTGTCCCCTCAAATTCCCCCGTATCCCAATGAAGCTCTTTATTTTGTGCTAACAAATTACACGATAGCGatcagaaaaaaattaaaatacttcTTTAAATCTTTTTAACttccaaaaaaaattatcttcacCGGCAAAACCACAGGCTGATTcccttttttaaaaaataaaataaacaccaAGCCAAGTGGCACGAAGAATAAGGTACGTGGGCAAAATCATTTCccaatattaaattaataaaatgttTGGATAACCATAACCTCCCATCCAATTCCCTGACCGACCAATCCCCTAAAATTCCCTCATATCCCAATGAAGCCCTTGCCAcccagaaaagcaaaagatattTCCAAGGGTGTTATAGTAATTCCAACAGTTCAAAATCCACACGTCACATAAACCGCCTTAAACAGAAAACAAATCAGCCCGTTCCACCTCGCGGAGCCCCGAGAAATTGTCGCTTATAAAAACGGCGGGCATCCAAAACCAATGGCGGCCGCACCCACCGCCTTTTTGTGCTCTCAGTTTttcaattccttcttcttcttcttctcctccattCCTCCTCCCCAAGCAATCCAAAAACGCAGTTCCCATTTAAATCCCAACCCAGAAAACAAAATCCAAAGCCACCAAATCCCCCAAATCCTGATTTCTACGAACCCCTTCTTCCCacctctctcaaattctcagaAACTCCCATTGTTTCTTTCTGGGTTTTTCTTCTAGTTCTTGAATCTCAAAAGTTTACACGAAATCTCTGCTAAAATCATATCCCAAAACTTCACAGAAATGTATTCGTTTTGGTACTTTTTGGTTGTTtggtttgtttagtttgtttgcCTTCTTGGCGTTCTGAAAAATCTGCCGACTCCTCTAATTTCATTCCATCTTTGGTTTTGGATCCGATTCTTTTGATCCAACGCTTTCTGGGTCCGATCGGAATCCAATGCTTATCCGATTCGTTATTCTTTTTGCTCAACCCCCACGAAGTCCGATTCGTTATTCTTTTTGCTCAACCCCCACGAAAGTCATATACATGAACacattttagattttaattagattctgttttgttttcttcagaTTGTAAAAATCACAGTAGGTTTTAATTTagttgttgtgattttcttctgGGTTTTGATTGCAATGGAGTACAGAAATGATTATCCAAATCTTTCCTCCGGAAATTCATCGGAAGATGAACGGAGCGACCAGTTCTCCGATTCGGGAAATTCATCGGAAGACGACTCTGCCTCAGAGACCGTCCATTCGTCGATCTCCGACTCCGAAAGCGTCGCCGATTCGGGTTCTTCGAGTTCCGGTAATCAATCCCGGCCGTTCGGTGATGGGTTGGTCCCGCTTTTCGACGGGGACAGAGTTCACGACCTCATCAAGCAGCGGTTCCTTTCGAGTTTGGGATTGCTTGGGGCGCAAGCAAGTGTGGTGGCGGTTCACAGGAACTCCTACTCGAGCCTTGTTGGCCAAGCAAGGCTGCGTTCCTTTCAAATTTACTTGAAAGCCGTGGAGGAGAAGTGCGGGGGAAATCCCAACGTGAAGTACGCTTGGTTCGCGCCTTCTTCGAAAGACGAGATTTCGAAGATCATCTGCCATGGTTTCGGCAACTTTGAGCAGCCTCAGACAAATGGGGCGTTCGGAAACGGTGTTTATCTTGCTCCTGATGATTCTCCTCTGCAACTGTAAGTGTGTGTTCCGTTTTTGCCCCAATTCTTCACGTATTTTTCGGCTTCGAATTTGAATTACTACTTCAAAATGCGTATGCATTTTTGTACATTCGTGTACGTTTTCGACATTTGGTTGACAAATTTGATTTGTTCTTGTAGCGTCGAAAGCTTGAACGTTGACGAAGACGGTCTACGACATCTCCTGCTCTGCCGTGTGATACTGGGGAGGCCGGAGGTTGTGTGTCCCGGTTCTAAACAGCATCATCCGAGCTCCGAACAGTTTGATTCTGGCATCGACAGCATCTTTGCTCCCAAGAAGTACATAGTTTGGAGTACGCACATGAACACTCACATCCTGCCGGAGTATGTCATCAGCTTCAGAGCTCCTAATTGCTTGAAAGGTAATGCAATTTCCCCAACTTTTTTGTTTCTGAATAATTGTTCATCTTCCGAGTTCAAACTAATTAACATTTTGTTTCAATGGTGTAGAACTTTTGAAGGTTCAAGAACCAGTTAAGAAACCGACTTCGCCGTGGATGCCGTTTCCGGCGCTAATCGGCGTGCTTTCGAAGTTCTTGCCTCCACCTTCCATTGCCTTGATCAGCAAGCATTACAAAGATCACAGAGTAAGTATTACTGCTTCCTGCATTGAATTTTCAAGATTTTGTACCCTTTTTTTCTTGTAATtattctccattttttttaaccttttctattttatttttcaggaGAATGTGATTACAAGGCAGCAACTAATACAAAAAGTGAGACAAATTGCAGGGGACAAGTTACTGGCTTCAATTATCAAATCTTTCAGAGCCaaggtttgaattttttttttttttttgtatttacctaattaatttattaatactTGGTTATTGCTTCTAATAACATGCatgatatcttttttttttttgcaatattGTATTTATtggcataatatataattttgcaATATTGGTATGATTTGTAAAATTTAAAGGAATTAATTATTATCTTTAATTTGGCAATATTGTTGGCTACTTGTTAACCAAGGCAAAgacttcttttttatatttgggAGTTTCTTGGAGTAGTTTCTATTGCCATAAATAGACCTTATACAcaccaattttgttttttccaaCTCTCCTACATGAAGTGTCGTTGCACGATCACACACGTCTGTTTTAGTATTCTTGTAATTTCATGGGTCTCGTGATGCGAGACAATTCAGTCTCTAGTTTTGACATATAACATTGCATTAATACTTTTTCcgatttcaatatttttttttatattgaatTGTATTCTTTCATCCTTCTACTTATCACCATGTTTTACATAATTTGTATAGAACAATAAgatttgttaattttgtgtgtGCAGCAAATCAAAACAATGCAAACTAAAGCGATGCCCCCAGCGGAGGCAGGAGTAAGATGGACGGTGTAGATTCACCAGTTTTCCTtcgatgatgacgatgatgagaGAGTGAACAGTAGGGACTAATACGGTGCGGATCAAATTGACAAAATATACCCACAAGTGAGGGGATCCATTAGAGATTCGTTAAGGGCTTGTCTGTAATTTCACTGAGTTTAGGGTTCTTACTTAAAGTCGATACTCCTTTATACCTAatgttcttctcttttttttttcttttttttttcttctaattttctgCTAATCATACAACGGATCTTGTACTGGTTCGAAACTTCGAATGGTATTGTCCAGAATTAAGGGCTGAGATTTCAGGATTATATTCGTGCCTTTGATAACATTGGTGGAAGAATATGTGCATGCCTACTTTTCTATCTCAAGAATTATTGTTAGCTTAATTCTTCAAGTAGAAGGATTCGAAATATTTCGTGGTGGCCAAGACTCCTCCCTCTAATAGTCATGGTTCTTCTTGTTGACATGTCGTAGCAGTTGAGATTTTGGATTTGTTCACCAAAATTAGGTTATATTGATACATGACATCGGGTCATTTTGGACAaacttagatttgattataaatcacacaaaaacacAATGATTTTTAATCGAGCTTCTGAGTTTTTGTTCGTCGCaccataaattttttaaaattcttgAAACTCATTCTAGAGATGGTTTAGTCACTTTTGAGACtcaatatttataatattttcctAATTACATACAAAAAGAATCTCTCAAAAACTCAAACAGTCgtatttttgacaaaaatataaCTCTCGATTCTGAATCAATTTTACGAACTTCTGCAAATATCATCATAGAGAGTCTACTTTCATTGAATTTCCAttacactaaaaaaaaattagaaaaaaaaaaaatcatatggaGTTGTGGATAGAGTGAGCAAAATGGTTCAAGACTACAAGTTGAAGCCCAATTCCATGGTTCATAGGCTTTTACACTAATCCCTACTTGGTAAGGCTGCAGCAGAAGGTTTACTGTACACGAAGCCACGAAGAGTCCAACATTGACTGAATTAGGCTTAAGGCCCCGTGCTATATCAGTCCACTCACCACCACCAGTTGAGGAGCATTTGTTGGTTTTGGCACATGTGACCTTAATCTTGATTTTTCAACCGAATTTGTTAGAAAATAGATATGTGAACCAAATTCAATTGAAACGAATGATGTTTAAAAAGATGGTCGATGTTGAAACTTCCGGAACTTCTACATTGGGACCATCCGGCATTGAAATCTTGAATCTTCCACTGCTTATGAGATGTATTTTCTAACCTTGAGTGGATCGTAGCACATTCTACCCagactggtttggtattgctatgctttgaaaaaaaaactgattctgctgtgctgtgagaataagcttattttcgctgcttcacgttttcagctttttttcatccaaaactgtgaaaataagttgtttttaaatgtttatcaaacacctttttgagcttagcttttttttatactcactttttataaagcaccacagtaccaaaccagtacttagtTTTATGTTTGACTTTGTTGACAAACAAGAATAGAATCTACATTATAATCATTTTAATTAGGTGGCAAATTTAATCTTGGGTGCAGAAAAAAGAGTACATGGCTCTATTCAACTTGGCT
Encoded proteins:
- the LOC103437716 gene encoding probable inactive poly [ADP-ribose] polymerase SRO5, with the translated sequence MEYRNDYPNLSSGNSSEDERSDQFSDSGNSSEDDSASETVHSSISDSESVADSGSSSSGNQSRPFGDGLVPLFDGDRVHDLIKQRFLSSLGLLGAQASVVAVHRNSYSSLVGQARLRSFQIYLKAVEEKCGGNPNVKYAWFAPSSKDEISKIICHGFGNFEQPQTNGAFGNGVYLAPDDSPLQLVESLNVDEDGLRHLLLCRVILGRPEVVCPGSKQHHPSSEQFDSGIDSIFAPKKYIVWSTHMNTHILPEYVISFRAPNCLKELLKVQEPVKKPTSPWMPFPALIGVLSKFLPPPSIALISKHYKDHRENVITRQQLIQKVRQIAGDKLLASIIKSFRAKQIKTMQTKAMPPAEAGVRWTV